A genomic window from Candidatus Saccharibacteria bacterium includes:
- a CDS encoding glycosyltransferase produces the protein MTGAEAKGVRTGPGTLHISYMHAPTQYYWTLYDQYMAHPGFGVLDPLVRLGLKLLVKPLRKRDYAAAQRPDVVVSISSYIQSEIQKHYHRDSVIIAPTVAVTEIQRLVAERKAPSGRKGYIISGRQVSWKRVDLAIGACIKLNKQLLVVGDGPEHAQLVEQARGHDNIRFLPRYNGVGEIVEHFAGAKAFLFPSLEPFGIVPVEALAAGTPVVALRKGGALDFIKDGRNGVFFDEQTVDSLAAAIRRIDTMSFDASSVSRSSEKFSEDNFKKQLYDLVQKASNESNQ, from the coding sequence GTGACTGGTGCCGAAGCGAAAGGTGTCCGGACAGGGCCCGGCACACTCCATATTAGCTATATGCATGCGCCGACACAGTATTATTGGACGCTCTATGATCAATATATGGCGCACCCTGGGTTTGGAGTGTTGGATCCCCTGGTTCGGCTGGGTTTGAAGCTACTCGTCAAGCCGCTTCGCAAACGGGACTATGCGGCAGCACAGCGACCAGATGTCGTTGTGTCGATCTCGAGCTATATACAATCGGAGATACAAAAGCACTACCATCGAGACAGCGTTATTATTGCGCCAACTGTTGCGGTCACAGAGATCCAGCGACTGGTGGCCGAGCGTAAAGCACCTTCCGGGCGTAAAGGATATATTATTTCCGGACGACAGGTTAGTTGGAAACGGGTTGATCTGGCAATTGGGGCTTGTATCAAACTAAACAAACAACTATTGGTAGTTGGCGATGGTCCAGAACATGCGCAGTTGGTCGAACAGGCTCGCGGCCATGACAATATCAGGTTCCTACCGCGTTATAACGGAGTTGGCGAAATCGTCGAACATTTTGCGGGCGCCAAAGCGTTTTTATTCCCGAGTCTAGAGCCATTTGGGATTGTGCCGGTCGAGGCGCTGGCTGCTGGAACGCCAGTCGTAGCATTACGAAAGGGCGGCGCACTGGATTTTATAAAGGATGGCCGGAACGGCGTATTTTTTGACGAGCAGACGGTTGATAGTCTGGCCGCGGCAATTCGTCGGATCGATACGATGTCGTTTGATGCATCGTCGGTCAGCCGTTCGTCCGAAAAATTTTCAGAAGACAATTTCAAAAAACAATTGTACGATCTAGTGCAAAAGGCGAGCAATGAATCGAACCAGTAA
- a CDS encoding glycosyltransferase family 4 protein yields MPTTDKSERILIVGQHYWPETFRITDIAEGLVERGYKVEVLCGTPNYPAGKFFEGYGFFKKKTEIRNGVKITRIPEIPRGNNSNFRIFINFISFPFFALFYVPFFLFKKYDRVLAYQLSPVFMSLPAILLAKLKRKPLYFYVCDFWPHSLFSMLDIKSPFLRKIITRFSYWHYRRSDGIIGVFKGMQERFVSEVGIAKEKTLYIPQAPEKIYEAEAHDKELEKRFAATFNIVFAGNINPAQCFDIVTQAAKIAKEKVPADVRYIILGDGMSRKWLETEVHKLGLDEQFVFEGLKPVTEVPKYQSIADATIVALSKSPLFEYGIPAKVYSYMPAGKPIIAAMDGEGQRLINEYANCGICVDSGDIQGLANAIKRLVTMPVKKRNQMGQNGKKYYFEHFEREYNLTRLIDFTINNRRTPDSEYPDN; encoded by the coding sequence ATGCCCACTACCGATAAGTCTGAACGAATTCTCATCGTCGGCCAGCACTACTGGCCGGAAACATTTCGTATCACCGACATCGCAGAAGGCCTGGTAGAGCGAGGATACAAGGTAGAGGTCTTGTGCGGCACTCCAAACTATCCGGCCGGCAAGTTCTTTGAGGGGTATGGTTTTTTTAAGAAAAAGACCGAGATACGCAACGGCGTAAAGATCACACGCATCCCTGAGATACCTCGCGGCAACAATTCAAATTTCCGCATTTTCATCAACTTCATTTCCTTTCCTTTTTTTGCATTATTTTACGTACCCTTCTTTCTCTTTAAGAAGTACGACCGGGTCCTAGCCTACCAACTTTCACCGGTTTTTATGTCCCTTCCGGCGATCCTGCTGGCAAAGCTTAAGCGTAAGCCTCTTTACTTTTATGTCTGCGACTTTTGGCCACATAGCCTATTCTCAATGCTTGACATCAAGAGTCCTTTCCTGCGGAAAATTATCACTCGCTTCTCATATTGGCATTATCGCCGATCAGACGGAATTATTGGCGTCTTCAAAGGTATGCAGGAACGATTTGTTAGCGAGGTAGGGATAGCAAAGGAAAAGACACTCTACATCCCTCAGGCTCCAGAGAAAATATACGAAGCAGAAGCTCACGATAAAGAGCTCGAAAAACGGTTTGCTGCTACCTTCAATATCGTTTTTGCGGGTAACATCAACCCCGCACAATGTTTCGATATAGTAACACAAGCCGCCAAGATAGCAAAAGAAAAAGTACCGGCAGACGTTCGATACATCATCCTGGGCGACGGCATGTCACGTAAGTGGCTCGAGACGGAAGTGCACAAGCTCGGACTCGATGAGCAATTCGTATTCGAGGGGCTCAAGCCTGTCACCGAAGTACCAAAATATCAGTCAATCGCCGACGCAACTATCGTAGCATTGTCGAAAAGCCCTCTATTTGAATATGGCATTCCCGCAAAAGTATATTCCTACATGCCTGCTGGCAAACCCATCATCGCCGCTATGGATGGTGAGGGTCAACGCCTTATAAATGAGTACGCAAACTGCGGTATTTGTGTTGACTCGGGAGACATCCAAGGTCTAGCAAATGCAATAAAAAGGCTTGTCACAATGCCTGTTAAGAAAAGGAATCAAATGGGACAAAACGGTAAGAAGTACTACTTCGAGCATTTTGAGCGAGAATATAATCTTACCAGACTAATAGACTTCACTATTAATAACAGACGGACTCCCGACTCAGAATATCCGGATAATTAA
- a CDS encoding O-antigen ligase family protein, with protein sequence MNRTSKISGWLGLTGLKTDLFEKLLLLAPIVVWFSYYPRLDFGADNTMYFKLTVPLVYVLILSIVGLPRIWRGRSELMRQPAVWLVIGFILWQAVSLLWTPNVLRGVLTFGISGMLGLVFAACLASVSRIKKLLPTLAKLYIVTALIMGCLAILQLFLGVWLSRQDTLLCAGCVADQFGFVRPNVFAIEPQFFGSMLLVPMLILVHVSMSKQQSWRVWLSLGFLSTVLVLTLSRGAIFAFLVGVIVLVAVYYRHPKRIMMSVATIVVGGVMALALQGTAAVMNGKYDQTFGEAVAKSLNQLSLGLIDVRQVGGRDVPESIYDAVEYPIAVQESDGEKPAYDGYVAESTDIRVNLSRLALDAWRETPFRMLAGVGLGGAGVAMAESAGHNDRREIVQNEYVEILLERGIIGLALFLTMLGGIMYVTRRQKWVWGILAAFMAQWAFFSGYPSALHIYLTLILFVMYCYDQRSLATRS encoded by the coding sequence ATGAATCGAACCAGTAAAATTAGCGGTTGGTTGGGACTGACTGGCCTAAAAACCGATCTATTTGAAAAGTTGTTATTACTAGCACCGATCGTCGTGTGGTTTTCCTATTACCCACGCCTTGATTTCGGAGCTGACAATACGATGTATTTCAAACTTACTGTGCCACTGGTCTATGTGTTAATTTTATCAATCGTTGGACTGCCTAGGATCTGGCGCGGTCGATCGGAACTAATGCGACAACCGGCGGTCTGGCTAGTGATCGGTTTTATATTGTGGCAGGCTGTTAGTTTACTATGGACGCCTAATGTACTCCGTGGGGTGCTGACATTCGGCATCAGCGGGATGTTGGGACTCGTCTTTGCCGCCTGTTTGGCGTCGGTATCTAGAATCAAGAAACTATTACCGACACTCGCTAAACTTTATATTGTTACGGCGCTGATCATGGGCTGCCTGGCGATTTTGCAGCTATTTTTGGGTGTGTGGCTGTCGAGGCAAGACACGCTGCTCTGTGCTGGGTGTGTGGCGGATCAATTTGGCTTTGTGCGCCCCAATGTGTTTGCCATTGAGCCGCAGTTCTTTGGCAGTATGCTGCTAGTTCCTATGTTGATCCTAGTCCATGTATCGATGAGCAAGCAACAAAGTTGGCGCGTGTGGCTGTCGCTAGGCTTCTTGTCCACGGTGCTCGTGTTGACGCTGAGTCGAGGCGCGATATTTGCATTTTTGGTAGGCGTAATCGTGCTAGTGGCGGTTTATTATCGGCATCCAAAGCGCATTATGATGAGTGTCGCTACTATCGTGGTAGGTGGCGTGATGGCCTTGGCGCTACAAGGAACGGCCGCGGTAATGAATGGGAAATATGATCAGACCTTTGGCGAGGCGGTGGCAAAGAGTCTGAATCAGTTGTCGCTCGGATTGATTGACGTGCGGCAGGTGGGCGGCAGAGACGTGCCGGAATCTATATATGATGCAGTTGAGTATCCAATAGCCGTTCAAGAGTCAGACGGTGAGAAACCGGCGTATGATGGCTATGTGGCCGAGTCAACAGATATCAGGGTCAATCTGTCGCGATTGGCGCTAGATGCGTGGCGGGAAACACCGTTTCGGATGCTAGCTGGTGTTGGTTTGGGTGGTGCAGGTGTCGCAATGGCTGAATCGGCCGGGCATAATGATCGCCGCGAAATTGTCCAAAATGAATATGTCGAAATATTGCTAGAACGTGGCATTATTGGGCTAGCGCTATTCTTGACTATGTTAGGCGGCATCATGTACGTAACGAGGCGACAGAAATGGGTCTGGGGAATTTTAGCTGCCTTTATGGCGCAATGGGCGTTCTTTAGCGGATATCCGAGCGCACTCCATATTTATTTGACGTTGATACTATTCGTTATGTATTGCTACGATCAGCGATCACTTGCCACGCGGTCTTGA
- a CDS encoding glycosyltransferase family 2 protein, producing the protein MTKFPLVSIIVPVYNVEKYMPVCLDSILNQTYKNIEVIVVSDASPGNIAEIVKTYQTKHKNIKFINLKENVGLFRARIKGMEQVTGDYIINIDGDDAICIDYVEKLVRRAIETGADIVLNETMRYEEKNQSKHLPNLVKSISYDEVIEGKNAALSELLRKGNFFWEVCGKLYHKSVIDAAMKDLKDIDRHVLMGEDILFNVHLFYYCNKLARAEFAFYYYLINDGSITAKNANVEKKDRVLQDLLFVFKEIENFMKAKGIFNKYEKQYRYLRNTQAAKYYEEIHEDFSGKNKRLLTKHVEEMMYDKVGFDREVELRSIDVAGDIKDLRWRLESMNSIKVSGLKFLSNVKRKLKKHGEVGNAKQGCSVGYSPYL; encoded by the coding sequence ATGACAAAATTCCCACTTGTATCTATTATTGTCCCTGTCTACAATGTTGAAAAGTATATGCCCGTATGTCTCGATAGTATATTAAATCAGACATACAAAAACATCGAAGTTATCGTAGTGAGCGACGCAAGTCCAGGCAACATAGCGGAAATCGTGAAAACGTATCAAACCAAGCATAAAAACATTAAATTTATCAATCTAAAGGAAAATGTGGGACTGTTTCGTGCGCGAATCAAAGGCATGGAACAGGTAACGGGCGACTACATTATAAATATCGATGGAGACGATGCAATTTGTATCGATTACGTCGAAAAACTAGTTCGTCGGGCGATCGAAACCGGAGCCGATATCGTTTTGAACGAGACGATGCGGTATGAGGAAAAGAATCAATCGAAACACCTGCCTAATCTAGTAAAAAGTATTAGTTATGACGAGGTTATAGAGGGCAAAAATGCGGCGCTGTCTGAGTTGTTGCGAAAAGGCAATTTTTTCTGGGAGGTTTGTGGCAAGTTGTATCATAAGTCTGTTATAGATGCTGCTATGAAAGACCTAAAGGATATCGATCGACATGTTTTAATGGGTGAGGATATATTATTTAATGTCCACTTGTTTTACTATTGTAACAAGCTAGCGCGTGCAGAGTTTGCCTTTTATTATTACCTGATAAACGATGGATCAATTACGGCGAAAAACGCTAATGTAGAAAAGAAAGATAGAGTGTTACAGGATCTACTGTTCGTATTCAAAGAAATCGAGAATTTTATGAAGGCCAAAGGTATATTCAACAAATACGAGAAACAGTATCGCTATCTACGAAATACACAGGCTGCTAAATATTACGAAGAAATACACGAAGATTTCTCGGGTAAAAACAAGCGATTGCTGACAAAACATGTCGAAGAGATGATGTATGACAAGGTAGGGTTTGATCGAGAAGTAGAACTGCGAAGTATCGACGTAGCAGGTGACATCAAAGATTTGCGGTGGAGACTAGAGTCAATGAACTCGATCAAAGTTTCTGGGTTGAAGTTTCTATCAAACGTCAAGCGCAAACTAAAAAAGCATGGTGAGGTAGGTAATGCCAAACAAGGATGTAGTGTCGGTTATTCTCCCTATTTATAA
- a CDS encoding glycosyltransferase family 2 protein, which yields MCGYKYFVDTYERDDKKLSTYTKALKSTIDMYLLDGRPDEYFFMQTAWAKLFSRRLISLIDWDFSNYRTNEDEFMSMMYYSDLKTPLAIVDNRLLYYRQRPDSIMGQNDKEYVNFYNGKPLTRFEYLAEVHDKRLERFGKKYANEIAYWFGLHYIISLSRAYNLNQDPLTANDKKVFNDRLEGIITASRHHRYWNEHKVIMDEIERAGNIEGFFNYKKTSPTVSIIVPVYNAENFLEQSLGSIINQTYFNLEIILINDGSTDRTAEICDLFAKRDYRVRVVTQENRGVSAARNHGLDIAIGRYVMFVDSDDFLEPFAVERLIQAADRDGQKSDIYIGGIYDYHTAGYYFDYQPHTLPVHKNFTYDQGDKDALYHVMTSINSPFAKLYSKTFLDKHKLRFDENIRICEDTLFVFEAIMLSSGVYIIEDRIYFYRNDFVNNYSAMGTIDDSKALDFTKAFAGMHDILVAKELTKDSSIMHAFRRGLVAHMLYSLEVVEKMLLHTGKYSIV from the coding sequence ATGTGCGGATATAAATATTTTGTAGATACCTATGAACGCGATGACAAGAAATTATCGACGTATACGAAAGCTCTAAAGTCAACAATTGATATGTATTTGCTCGATGGTCGTCCGGACGAGTATTTTTTCATGCAAACTGCATGGGCAAAATTGTTTAGTCGTCGACTCATCTCGTTGATTGACTGGGATTTTTCAAACTATAGGACAAACGAAGACGAATTCATGTCGATGATGTACTATTCTGACCTAAAGACACCTCTGGCTATCGTTGATAATCGCCTGCTCTATTATCGTCAGCGACCAGATTCTATTATGGGACAGAATGACAAAGAATACGTGAATTTTTATAATGGCAAGCCACTGACTAGATTCGAATATTTAGCAGAGGTTCACGACAAGCGTCTAGAAAGATTTGGCAAAAAATATGCCAATGAGATAGCTTATTGGTTTGGTCTACACTACATTATCAGTCTCAGTAGAGCATATAATCTCAATCAGGACCCCCTGACCGCCAATGATAAAAAGGTATTCAACGACAGGTTAGAGGGTATCATCACGGCGAGCCGACACCATCGCTATTGGAACGAACACAAGGTTATTATGGATGAAATCGAGCGCGCCGGTAACATTGAAGGATTTTTTAACTACAAAAAGACTTCGCCAACTGTCTCGATAATTGTGCCCGTGTATAATGCCGAAAATTTTTTGGAGCAGAGTCTCGGATCAATTATCAACCAGACGTACTTTAATTTGGAAATAATTTTGATCAATGATGGTTCAACTGATCGAACAGCTGAGATATGTGATCTATTTGCAAAACGTGACTATAGGGTGAGAGTAGTTACCCAGGAGAATCGCGGCGTATCGGCTGCTCGAAATCACGGATTAGACATCGCTATTGGCAGATATGTGATGTTCGTCGACAGCGATGATTTTCTAGAGCCATTTGCAGTCGAGAGGCTCATCCAGGCTGCAGACAGAGACGGACAAAAGTCGGATATTTATATCGGCGGAATATATGACTATCATACAGCTGGCTATTATTTTGATTATCAGCCTCATACTCTGCCCGTACACAAGAATTTCACCTACGATCAGGGCGATAAAGACGCACTGTACCACGTTATGACGAGCATCAACTCGCCTTTTGCAAAGCTGTACAGCAAAACATTCCTGGACAAACATAAACTACGATTCGACGAGAACATTCGTATTTGCGAGGATACACTGTTCGTATTCGAGGCGATCATGCTCTCTAGCGGAGTGTATATTATTGAGGATCGTATATATTTCTATAGAAACGATTTCGTTAACAACTACTCTGCGATGGGCACTATAGATGATAGTAAGGCACTAGATTTCACAAAGGCCTTTGCAGGTATGCATGACATATTGGTCGCAAAGGAGCTTACGAAAGACAGCTCTATTATGCACGCATTTCGACGAGGACTAGTTGCACACATGCTCTATAGTCTAGAGGTGGTAGAGAAAATGCTGCTGCACACAGGAAAGTATTCGATAGTTTAG
- a CDS encoding polysaccharide biosynthesis protein, which produces MFKGKTLLITGGTGSFGNAVLKRFLDTDIKEIRIFSRDEKKQDDMRKHYNDDKLKFYIGDVRNPESVREAVKGVDYIFHAAALKQVPSCEFFPMEAVRTNVVGTDNLLSAAIDAGVKRIVCLSTDKAAYPINAMGTSKAMMEKVIIAKARNTDPKQTVICCTRYGNVMASRGSVIPVFVEQMKAGKSITITDPEMTRFLMNLDEAVELVVFAFKHANQGDLFIQKAPASTVGTLAEALKELFKSDSKIRVIGTRHGEKAHETLMTREEKAKSEDMGDYYRIPADNRDLNYEKYLEDGDKKLTNAEEYTSHNTIRLDVDGTIKKLLTVDYVKQELKGKVGVQS; this is translated from the coding sequence ATGTTCAAAGGTAAGACTCTTTTAATTACGGGTGGAACAGGCTCATTTGGGAATGCTGTTTTGAAACGTTTCCTTGATACCGATATCAAGGAAATTCGCATATTCTCGCGTGACGAAAAGAAACAAGACGATATGCGCAAACATTATAACGACGACAAACTGAAGTTTTATATCGGCGATGTTCGCAATCCCGAGAGTGTCCGCGAGGCTGTCAAGGGCGTCGACTACATCTTTCACGCTGCCGCTCTCAAGCAAGTACCATCATGCGAGTTCTTCCCCATGGAAGCAGTACGCACAAATGTCGTTGGTACCGACAATCTCCTGAGCGCTGCTATCGACGCAGGAGTTAAGCGTATCGTATGCCTTTCGACTGATAAGGCTGCGTATCCGATCAATGCCATGGGCACGTCAAAGGCCATGATGGAAAAAGTCATCATCGCTAAAGCCCGCAATACTGATCCTAAACAGACCGTCATCTGCTGTACCCGCTATGGCAACGTCATGGCATCACGCGGCTCAGTCATCCCAGTCTTTGTCGAACAGATGAAGGCCGGCAAGTCAATCACTATTACCGACCCTGAAATGACTCGCTTTTTAATGAATCTTGATGAAGCAGTCGAGCTGGTCGTCTTTGCCTTCAAGCACGCCAACCAAGGGGATCTCTTCATCCAGAAGGCCCCAGCCAGCACGGTTGGTACGCTTGCCGAAGCCCTCAAAGAACTGTTCAAGTCAGACTCCAAGATCAGGGTTATTGGCACGCGTCACGGCGAAAAAGCCCATGAGACACTCATGACCCGCGAAGAAAAGGCCAAGTCAGAAGACATGGGTGACTACTATCGCATCCCAGCCGACAACCGCGACCTCAATTACGAAAAATACCTTGAGGATGGCGACAAGAAGCTGACCAACGCTGAAGAATACACCTCTCATAACACTATCCGCCTTGATGTTGACGGAACGATCAAGAAACTCCTCACCGTCGACTACGTCAAGCAAGAACTGAAGGGTAAAGTAGGGGTCCAATCATAG
- a CDS encoding sugar transferase, with the protein MRDRASLKFKLFLIVGDALAVVGAYVLAYVIRVKISDVPTADVVLARPYLYAVLTLLPFVIIWFSLIGTYRSVPQKVLAQAGRLLSGALGAMLFMVTVDYFSNQPIFPAKLVPIYGLIFSVIFLCVARGTLYLLRYLRQRKNLGEYQYVMIVGSNSTAKDIVDYVSQQNNNYKIHSVIGDGRMKFTTHKDIASALRSHNPNIIIQVATADQPVIDRDLLEYAQKNFVEFKFVPSEISDLPERVELELFMDGIPMMSVQQTALLGWGRVFKRGFDIIVSLIALIILSPLFLIVAIINKMVLGKVFFHQTRITRGNQPFELYKFQTVINDYNGLTPEEGFRKMGRPELIKPYRDGGDQLPNDPRYGAWGNFSRKTSLDELPQLFNVLLGDISLVGPRALIPQEINAYEKKHAILNVKSGITGLAQVSGRRDLPWEQRRKLDVYYVQNWSFPLDIQILLKTAWQVIADRSNT; encoded by the coding sequence ATGCGAGATAGAGCTTCTCTGAAATTCAAACTTTTCTTGATTGTAGGCGATGCGCTAGCAGTAGTCGGCGCCTATGTCCTGGCCTATGTTATTCGTGTTAAAATCAGTGATGTTCCTACTGCAGATGTTGTTTTGGCACGGCCATACCTCTATGCAGTGCTCACATTACTGCCGTTTGTTATTATTTGGTTCAGTCTGATTGGCACCTATCGATCAGTACCACAAAAGGTACTCGCCCAGGCTGGTCGACTGCTATCGGGCGCTCTCGGCGCAATGTTATTCATGGTGACTGTCGACTATTTTAGCAATCAGCCGATTTTCCCAGCTAAATTAGTACCGATTTATGGTTTGATCTTTAGCGTTATATTCCTCTGCGTTGCACGTGGTACACTATACCTCCTCCGCTATTTGCGTCAACGAAAAAACCTTGGTGAATATCAATATGTCATGATTGTCGGTAGCAACTCCACCGCCAAAGATATTGTCGATTACGTCAGCCAACAAAACAATAATTACAAGATTCACAGCGTCATCGGTGATGGTCGAATGAAATTTACGACACACAAAGATATCGCCTCCGCCTTGCGCAGTCATAATCCCAATATTATTATCCAGGTAGCCACGGCCGATCAGCCGGTAATAGATCGCGATTTGCTAGAGTATGCGCAAAAGAATTTCGTCGAGTTCAAATTCGTACCGAGCGAGATCAGTGATTTGCCAGAACGTGTCGAGCTCGAATTATTTATGGACGGCATACCGATGATGTCAGTACAACAAACAGCTCTGCTCGGCTGGGGACGCGTATTTAAACGAGGGTTTGATATTATCGTGAGTCTCATCGCACTCATTATTCTGTCTCCGCTATTCCTGATCGTTGCCATCATCAACAAAATGGTGCTTGGCAAAGTATTTTTCCACCAAACACGGATCACTCGCGGCAATCAGCCATTCGAACTGTATAAATTTCAAACGGTTATCAATGATTATAATGGTCTCACCCCCGAAGAAGGCTTTCGCAAGATGGGTCGACCCGAACTCATCAAACCATACCGCGACGGTGGTGACCAATTACCTAATGACCCACGATACGGTGCTTGGGGAAACTTCTCACGAAAAACCTCGCTGGATGAACTGCCTCAGTTATTCAATGTTCTACTAGGCGATATCAGTCTCGTTGGACCGCGTGCACTCATCCCCCAGGAAATCAATGCCTACGAGAAAAAACACGCTATTCTCAACGTCAAATCTGGTATCACTGGGCTGGCCCAGGTGTCTGGTCGACGCGACCTGCCGTGGGAACAGCGCCGCAAACTCGACGTCTATTACGTACAGAACTGGTCATTCCCGCTCGACATCCAGATTTTGCTCAAGACCGCGTGGCAAGTGATCGCTGATCGTAGCAATACATAA
- a CDS encoding glycosyltransferase family 2 protein yields MKRVCVIVPAYNEAPVIADVIRQANKAFAKAKDFSIDIVVIDDGSKDTTAIEAAKGGATVVNHILNSGAGGATLTGLAYARQNGYDIAATMDADGQHAPKDVLAGIAQLNRDNADLLIGSRLINSEGMSKTKIIGNKGLGIITYILFGINSTDSQSGLRIYSRRAIEMLDWRTTGYEFCSEMLWRAKQIGLTIDEFPIQAIYTDYSKGKGQNN; encoded by the coding sequence ATGAAACGCGTATGTGTAATTGTCCCCGCCTATAACGAAGCGCCAGTTATTGCCGACGTTATCCGTCAGGCGAACAAAGCATTTGCAAAGGCAAAAGATTTTTCGATCGATATCGTGGTGATAGACGACGGCTCAAAAGACACTACTGCGATAGAGGCTGCAAAAGGTGGAGCAACTGTCGTCAACCATATTCTAAACTCTGGCGCAGGCGGCGCCACACTAACCGGGCTAGCCTACGCACGGCAAAATGGCTACGATATCGCTGCCACCATGGACGCTGACGGTCAACACGCCCCCAAAGATGTCCTAGCAGGAATCGCACAGCTCAATCGTGACAATGCCGATCTACTGATCGGCAGCCGTCTCATTAATAGCGAGGGTATGTCAAAAACTAAAATCATCGGTAACAAAGGTCTCGGTATCATTACCTATATCCTATTCGGCATCAATTCTACTGACTCACAGTCGGGTCTGCGTATTTACTCGCGTCGCGCTATAGAAATGCTCGATTGGCGAACTACTGGTTATGAATTTTGCTCTGAAATGCTATGGCGCGCCAAACAGATTGGATTAACCATCGATGAATTCCCGATCCAGGCTATCTATACCGACTATTCCAAAGGTAAAGGTCAAAACAACTGA
- a CDS encoding EamA family transporter translates to MDKLLIAAYVLTTAGGLVLLKLGTNGSGFLSIVDGKLVWNLGILAMLGILTYGISFLLYIILVSKFSLGYIVPLTTALVYILVFIASYFIFKEDFTSMKIVAIAMIIGGVILLNTTPTPETATPRSVERSTQSK, encoded by the coding sequence ATGGACAAACTACTAATAGCAGCTTACGTATTGACCACCGCAGGCGGTCTCGTCCTTCTCAAACTAGGAACGAATGGCTCTGGCTTTTTATCAATTGTTGACGGCAAGCTTGTTTGGAATCTGGGCATCCTAGCTATGCTAGGAATACTGACGTACGGAATAAGTTTCTTGCTTTACATCATTCTTGTCTCCAAATTTAGCCTGGGATACATAGTCCCTCTAACAACAGCTCTTGTATATATTCTAGTATTTATTGCATCTTATTTCATATTCAAAGAAGATTTTACCTCAATGAAAATAGTAGCTATTGCAATGATTATTGGTGGGGTCATTCTTCTAAATACCACGCCAACCCCAGAGACAGCGACTCCTAGGTCAGTAGAACGCTCGACTCAATCTAAATAA
- a CDS encoding sugar nucleotide-binding protein — translation MKVLVLGGGGMAGHVIATCLSEQGHIVNTVSASNKLNGATTLLDATNTARLREYLENNTFDIVINCIGILIQQSESRKDLAAYLNSYLPHFLERFYRDEPTRVIHLSTDCVFSGKHAPDREDSPYDGEIYYDRSKALGEIINDKDLTFRMSIIGPDMQQKGIGLFNWFYAQTGKINGYQKALWNGITTIELAKGINAAIEQKLTGLYHLVPNTHISKYELLKLFVTVFDRNDITVEPETSTVSDKTLITTRTDFDYTVPSYEVMLTEMKQWIESHQDFYAHYR, via the coding sequence GTGAAAGTTCTCGTTCTCGGTGGCGGCGGTATGGCCGGACATGTTATTGCAACGTGTTTGTCCGAACAGGGCCATATCGTCAACACTGTCTCAGCGAGCAATAAACTCAATGGTGCTACCACGCTTCTCGATGCTACAAACACCGCCCGCCTCCGAGAGTATCTCGAAAACAATACATTTGATATCGTCATCAACTGCATCGGCATACTTATCCAGCAGAGCGAATCACGCAAGGATCTTGCCGCCTATCTCAATAGCTACCTGCCTCACTTTCTAGAGCGCTTCTACCGAGACGAACCGACACGAGTGATACATCTTAGTACCGACTGTGTCTTCTCTGGCAAGCATGCGCCAGACCGTGAGGATTCGCCATACGACGGTGAGATCTACTACGACCGCTCCAAGGCGTTAGGCGAAATCATCAATGACAAAGATCTGACGTTCCGTATGTCTATCATCGGTCCTGATATGCAACAAAAAGGCATTGGGCTGTTCAACTGGTTCTACGCCCAGACAGGTAAAATCAATGGTTATCAGAAAGCCCTGTGGAACGGTATCACAACAATTGAGCTAGCTAAAGGAATAAACGCTGCTATAGAGCAGAAGTTGACCGGTCTTTATCACCTTGTGCCTAATACTCACATTTCAAAATATGAGCTGCTGAAGCTCTTCGTCACCGTATTTGATCGTAACGATATTACAGTCGAGCCCGAAACATCAACTGTTTCGGACAAAACACTTATTACTACCCGCACCGACTTCGACTATACCGTCCCGTCCTATGAAGTGATGCTCACAGAAATGAAACAATGGATCGAGAGCCATCAGGATTTCTATGCCCACTACCGATAA